Proteins encoded within one genomic window of Brachybacterium muris:
- a CDS encoding YciI family protein → MPTYAVTYRYVDDAAKLDQYRAEHRAFLREQYEAGRLLLSGPLTDGDAAALLIVRGDDMQDAQSVLADDPFRREGLIAEATTRGWNVVIGEFAALG, encoded by the coding sequence ATGCCCACGTATGCCGTCACCTACCGATATGTCGACGACGCCGCGAAGCTGGATCAGTACCGCGCAGAGCACCGCGCCTTCCTGCGCGAGCAGTACGAGGCCGGACGCCTGCTGCTGTCCGGGCCGCTCACCGACGGGGACGCGGCAGCACTGCTGATCGTGCGGGGGGACGACATGCAGGACGCGCAGTCCGTGCTGGCCGACGACCCGTTCCGCCGGGAGGGCCTGATCGCCGAGGCCACCACCCGTGGCTGGAACGTGGTGATCGGGGAGTTCGCCGCCCTGGGCTGA
- a CDS encoding LysR family transcriptional regulator, whose product MDPRRLLIFRTVVRNGSIGAGARELGWTQPAVSQHLAALEKEVGTQLLLRSSAGVTPTEAGRRLALHAEAIAAQLHAAEEELADITALRRGTVRFATFPSAAAVLLPPALARLHRTSPELDVTFSELEPPDAVVAVREGEVDLALVFRYPGTDVDAEGTLEWTGLMEDRVLAVLPEDHPRADNPDLRLADLAEEQWIAGCERCRANLLVNARRAGYEPRVRHSTDDAIVVQRLIVHGGGVALLPETALEAYRSDGVIARALPDLEDRTIGLINRKGALSIPAVGALRDALVSVANERSVCAAHI is encoded by the coding sequence ATGGATCCCCGTCGACTGCTGATCTTCCGCACCGTGGTGCGCAACGGTTCCATCGGTGCCGGTGCGCGCGAACTGGGGTGGACGCAGCCTGCGGTCTCCCAGCACCTGGCCGCGCTGGAGAAGGAAGTGGGCACCCAGCTGCTGCTACGCTCCTCGGCCGGGGTGACGCCCACCGAGGCCGGCAGGCGCCTTGCCCTGCACGCCGAGGCGATCGCCGCCCAGCTCCACGCCGCCGAGGAGGAGCTGGCCGACATCACTGCCCTGCGCCGCGGCACGGTGCGCTTCGCGACGTTCCCCTCGGCCGCGGCGGTGCTGCTGCCGCCGGCGCTGGCCCGGCTGCACCGCACCAGCCCCGAGCTGGACGTCACCTTCTCGGAGCTGGAGCCGCCGGATGCGGTGGTGGCCGTGCGCGAGGGCGAGGTGGACCTGGCACTGGTGTTCCGCTACCCGGGCACCGATGTGGATGCCGAGGGCACCCTGGAGTGGACAGGGCTGATGGAGGACCGGGTGCTGGCCGTGCTGCCGGAGGATCACCCCCGTGCAGATAATCCGGACCTGCGCCTGGCCGACCTCGCCGAGGAGCAGTGGATCGCCGGCTGCGAGCGCTGCCGCGCGAACCTACTGGTCAACGCCCGACGGGCCGGGTACGAACCGCGCGTGCGGCACTCCACCGATGACGCCATCGTGGTGCAGCGCCTGATCGTGCACGGCGGCGGGGTGGCCCTGCTGCCGGAGACGGCACTGGAGGCCTACCGCTCCGACGGCGTGATCGCCCGCGCCCTGCCGGACCTCGAGGACCGCACCATCGGCCTGATCAACCGCAAGGGCGCCCTGTCGATCCCGGCAGTGGGCGCACTGCGGGATGCGCTGGTGTCGGTGGCGAACGAGCGCTCCGTCTGCGCCGCGCACATCTGA